One window from the genome of Nomascus leucogenys isolate Asia chromosome 12, Asia_NLE_v1, whole genome shotgun sequence encodes:
- the LAMTOR5 gene encoding ragulator complex protein LAMTOR5, translating to MEPAAGHLDGHRAGSSSLRQALCGGSAVMFSSKERGRCTVINFVPLEAPLRSTPRSRQVTEACGGEGRAVLLGSEPGWSVGGMEATLEQHLEDTMKNPSIVGVLCTDSQGLNLGCRGTLSDEHAGVISVLAQQAAKLTSDPTDIPVVCLESDNGNIMIQKHDGITVAVHKMAS from the exons ATGGAGCCAGCTGCGGGTCACCTCGACGGTCACCGCGCGGGCAGCTCAAGCCTTCGCCAGGCTCTGTGCGGCGGAAGCGCAGTGATGTTTTCCAGTAAAGAACGCGGACGTTGCACCGTGATCAATTTTGTCCCTTTGGAGGCGCCGTTACGGTCCACGCCCCGCTCGCGTCAAGTGACTGAGGCCTGTGGTGGAGAAGGACGTGCggtgctgctgggttctgagccGGGGTGGTCGGTGGGTGGGATGGAGGCGACCTTGGAGCAGCACTTGGAAGACAC AATGAAGAATCCCTCCATTGTTGGAGTCCTGTGCACAGATTCACAAGGACTTAATCTGGGTT GCCGTGGGACCCTGTCAGATGAGCATGCTGGAGTGATATCTGTTCTAGCCCAGCAAGCAGCTAAACTAACCTCTGACCCCACTGATATTCCTGTGGTGTGTCTAGAATCAGATAATGG GAACATTATGATCCAGAAACATGATGGCATCACAGTGGCAGTGCACAAAATGGCCTCTTGA